From Streptomyces sp. NBC_00370, a single genomic window includes:
- the hmgA gene encoding homogentisate 1,2-dioxygenase — MTGIEQARKTAAELDHSAGFGNEHSSEAVPGALPHGRNAPQRAPLGLYAEQLSGSAFTEPRAHNRRSWLYRIRPSAAHPPFVRVPGGALAGAPFTGRAADPNRLRWNPLPEPAPGTDFLAGLWTLGGNGDAAQRTGMAVHLYHANAPMTDRVFSDADGELLIVPERGGLLLRTELGLLAARPGQIALVPRGVRFRVELLDESARGYVCENYGRPFALPDLGPIGANGLANARDFLAPVAAYEDVERPVEVISKFCGNLWSATYDHSPLDVVAWHGNHVPYVYDLRRFNVLGSISYDHPDPSIFTVLTSPSDTPGLAGVDFVVFAPRWLVGEDTFRPPYFHRNVMSEYMGLIEGAYDAKAEGFVPGGGSLHNMMSAHGPDRETFERASAAELRPQKIDDGLAFMFETRWPVTVTEQAANAGHLQQGYDDVWQGLQRHFRP; from the coding sequence ATGACCGGCATCGAACAGGCCAGGAAGACCGCAGCGGAGCTCGACCACTCCGCGGGCTTCGGCAACGAACACAGCTCCGAGGCGGTGCCGGGCGCCCTGCCGCACGGCCGCAACGCGCCGCAGCGCGCGCCGCTCGGGCTGTACGCGGAACAGCTCAGCGGCAGCGCCTTCACCGAGCCGCGCGCCCACAACCGCCGCTCGTGGCTGTACCGCATCCGCCCTTCGGCGGCGCATCCGCCGTTCGTCCGGGTGCCGGGCGGCGCCCTCGCGGGCGCGCCGTTCACGGGCAGGGCGGCCGACCCGAACCGGCTGCGCTGGAACCCGCTCCCCGAACCGGCCCCCGGCACCGACTTCCTGGCCGGCCTGTGGACCCTGGGCGGCAACGGCGACGCGGCGCAGCGCACCGGCATGGCCGTGCACCTCTACCACGCCAACGCCCCCATGACCGACCGGGTGTTCAGCGACGCAGACGGCGAACTGCTGATCGTCCCCGAGCGCGGCGGCCTGCTGCTCCGTACCGAACTCGGCCTGCTCGCCGCCCGGCCGGGGCAGATCGCGCTGGTCCCGCGCGGGGTCCGCTTCCGGGTGGAGCTGCTGGACGAGAGCGCCCGCGGCTATGTGTGCGAGAACTACGGCCGTCCGTTCGCGCTCCCCGACCTCGGCCCGATCGGCGCCAACGGCCTCGCGAACGCGCGGGACTTCCTCGCCCCGGTCGCCGCCTACGAGGACGTCGAACGGCCGGTCGAGGTGATCAGCAAGTTCTGCGGGAACCTCTGGTCCGCCACCTACGACCACTCACCGCTGGACGTCGTGGCCTGGCACGGCAACCATGTGCCGTACGTCTACGACCTGCGCCGCTTCAACGTCCTCGGCTCCATCAGCTACGACCACCCGGACCCGTCGATCTTCACGGTCCTCACCTCGCCCTCGGACACCCCGGGGCTCGCGGGCGTCGACTTCGTGGTCTTCGCGCCGCGCTGGCTGGTCGGCGAGGACACCTTCCGGCCCCCGTACTTCCACCGCAACGTGATGAGCGAGTACATGGGGCTCATCGAGGGCGCCTACGACGCCAAGGCGGAGGGCTTCGTGCCGGGCGGCGGCTCGCTGCACAACATGATGTCCGCGCACGGCCCCGACCGGGAGACGTTCGAGCGGGCGAGCGCGGCCGAGCTGCGGCCGCAGAAGATCGACGACGGGCTCGCCTTCATGTTCGAGACCCGCTGGCCGGTGACGGTCACCGAGCAGGCGGCGAACGCCGGACACCTGCAACAGGGCTACGACGACGTGTGGCAGGGTCTGCAACGCCACTTCAGGCCCTGA
- a CDS encoding GntR family transcriptional regulator: MSDFAPDSLALNRKLPLWYQVSQSLRASILGRRPQDPLRLPTEERLAAHYGVSVLTMRQALKELETEGLISRHRRRGTFIEPGARRGAPRRLLGSIDAIVAQQSGERTTVLAHGPAPVPGELAEHFPGLDEIMSYTRLRCDSESGEPVNWARNAVRPDVAAGLDIADLERWPMTKVLRDALGVRISRVTDTVEARLADPATAELLKVPLLSPILHYTGVTYDQDGRVVDVARIHYRGDRFAFSVTVEAD; encoded by the coding sequence GTGTCCGACTTCGCCCCCGACTCGCTGGCCCTGAACCGCAAGCTGCCGCTGTGGTACCAGGTGTCGCAGTCGCTGCGCGCCTCGATCCTGGGCCGCCGCCCGCAGGACCCCCTGCGGCTGCCCACCGAGGAACGGCTGGCGGCCCACTACGGGGTCAGCGTGCTGACCATGCGGCAGGCCCTGAAGGAGCTGGAGACCGAGGGGCTGATCAGCAGGCACCGGCGGCGCGGCACCTTCATCGAGCCCGGCGCCCGGCGCGGCGCTCCGCGCCGGCTGCTCGGGTCGATCGACGCGATCGTGGCGCAGCAGTCCGGGGAGCGCACCACGGTCCTCGCCCACGGTCCGGCGCCGGTGCCCGGCGAACTCGCCGAGCACTTCCCCGGTCTCGACGAGATCATGTCGTACACCCGGCTGCGCTGCGACAGCGAGAGCGGCGAGCCGGTCAACTGGGCGCGCAACGCGGTCCGTCCCGACGTCGCGGCCGGGCTCGACATCGCCGATCTGGAGCGCTGGCCGATGACGAAGGTACTGCGCGACGCGCTCGGGGTACGGATCAGCCGGGTCACCGACACCGTCGAGGCGAGGCTCGCCGACCCGGCCACCGCCGAGCTGCTGAAGGTGCCGCTGCTCAGCCCGATCCTGCACTACACGGGGGTGACCTACGACCAGGACGGCCGGGTGGTGGATGTGGCGCGGATCCACTACCGGGGCGACCGGTTCGCCTTCTCGGTCACCGTCGAGGCGGACTGA
- a CDS encoding type ISP restriction/modification enzyme, with the protein MTAPPTPSPTAPPLSDLMPWSAAPLRLGRSWVMAQDRASLIARWDRLIRAEGAEREELFVPTRARTPLSAVAALPGRPTSTARLARESGPCPEPLRVTHGPFDEQWLIPDHRLIDAARPELWRVADDRQLFAVEQGYVPGAAGPALLVGALLPDGRSPAGRPGRIRPLYRRPGGVEPNLAPGLRELLTDRYGLDVTAEQVLAWALAVAEPSPGGCVVPLTGDPELWAAGVGLGERMTRAQLRGAHGGERPRLPGGRRPYVRAAVTGRAETLGFEPDGQTLLVGEGRISPVSAGAWDFTVGGVRVLELWFERRTAVPEDGIEGLAAIRPAGWLPEWTSELLELITILTLLAELRAPARELREKVRKGPGIGRDELTAAGILPVPSAARRPASVFDHHEEGPEGQFALI; encoded by the coding sequence ATGACGGCCCCGCCGACGCCCTCGCCGACCGCCCCGCCGCTGAGCGATCTGATGCCGTGGTCGGCGGCCCCGCTGCGGCTCGGCAGATCCTGGGTCATGGCGCAGGACCGCGCTTCGCTGATCGCCCGCTGGGACCGGCTGATACGGGCCGAAGGCGCCGAGCGCGAGGAACTGTTCGTACCGACCAGGGCCCGTACGCCGCTCAGCGCGGTCGCCGCGCTGCCGGGCCGCCCGACCTCGACGGCGCGCCTCGCCCGCGAGTCGGGCCCCTGCCCCGAGCCGCTGCGGGTCACCCACGGCCCGTTCGACGAGCAGTGGCTGATCCCCGACCACCGGCTGATCGACGCTGCGCGTCCCGAGCTGTGGCGGGTCGCCGACGACCGGCAGCTCTTCGCCGTCGAGCAGGGGTACGTACCGGGGGCGGCGGGTCCCGCGCTGCTGGTGGGCGCCCTGCTCCCGGACGGCCGTTCGCCGGCGGGGCGGCCGGGCAGGATCCGGCCCCTCTACCGCCGCCCGGGGGGCGTGGAGCCCAATCTCGCCCCGGGGCTGCGGGAGTTGCTGACGGACCGGTACGGCCTCGATGTCACCGCCGAGCAGGTGCTGGCCTGGGCCCTCGCCGTGGCCGAGCCGTCGCCCGGCGGGTGTGTGGTGCCGCTGACGGGCGATCCTGAGCTGTGGGCGGCGGGGGTCGGCCTCGGCGAGCGGATGACGCGCGCGCAGTTGCGCGGGGCGCACGGCGGCGAGCGTCCCCGGCTGCCGGGCGGCCGCCGGCCCTATGTGCGTGCCGCCGTCACCGGCAGGGCCGAGACGCTGGGATTCGAACCGGACGGGCAGACGCTGCTCGTCGGGGAGGGGCGTATCTCTCCCGTGTCCGCAGGGGCCTGGGACTTCACGGTGGGCGGGGTGCGGGTGCTTGAGCTGTGGTTCGAGCGGCGTACGGCCGTGCCGGAGGACGGGATCGAGGGGCTGGCGGCGATCCGGCCGGCCGGCTGGCTGCCCGAATGGACGTCCGAGCTGCTGGAGTTGATCACGATTCTGACGCTGCTCGCCGAACTGCGCGCACCGGCGCGGGAATTGCGGGAGAAGGTGCGGAAGGGACCCGGGATCGGCCGGGACGAGCTGACGGCCGCCGGGATTCTGCCGGTGCCCTCGGCAGCGCGGCGTCCCGCCTCGGTCTTCGATCATCACGAGGAAGGGCCGGAAGGGCAGTTCGCCCTGATCTGA
- a CDS encoding DUF5925 domain-containing protein, translating to MSAKPQDALPIRLTVDDSDSPSDVVDALFLGRFATGEQPFSHSSTIDRVKPGVPLLPPGATVLRSARDDDRSATLSEGNGWTLLVSRWNHGADVTVTAVSAELAEQIHGRTTEGARDEPEPQPENVTMGFWYVSPRRGPYRTTRQIAAGTWDDVRANYTAPVADALDQLMKVTPDDIAGRLLLLHGPPGTGKTSALRTLARSWRDWCQVDCVLDPERLFNDVGYLMDIAIGEDDGSAKGRWRLLLLEDCDELIRGEAKHTAGQALSRLLNLTDGLLGQGRNVLVGVTTNEDLERLHPAVVRPGRCLARIEVGSLTRAESMAWLGRDEGDWDGTVGREGATLAELYALRRGHGPASVPARQPGEAGLYL from the coding sequence ATGTCTGCCAAGCCACAGGACGCACTGCCGATCCGGCTCACCGTCGACGACAGCGACTCCCCTTCGGATGTCGTCGACGCGCTGTTCCTCGGCCGCTTCGCGACGGGCGAGCAGCCGTTCTCGCACAGTTCCACCATCGACCGGGTCAAGCCGGGGGTCCCGCTGCTGCCGCCCGGCGCCACCGTGCTGCGCTCGGCGCGCGACGACGACCGCAGCGCGACGCTCTCCGAGGGCAACGGCTGGACGCTGCTGGTCTCCCGCTGGAACCACGGCGCCGACGTGACGGTGACGGCGGTCAGCGCCGAACTCGCCGAGCAGATCCACGGCCGGACGACCGAGGGCGCCCGGGACGAACCGGAGCCCCAGCCCGAGAACGTGACCATGGGGTTCTGGTACGTGTCGCCGCGGCGCGGCCCGTACCGCACCACCCGCCAGATCGCCGCCGGCACGTGGGACGACGTGCGGGCCAACTACACGGCGCCGGTGGCCGACGCGCTGGATCAGCTGATGAAGGTCACGCCCGACGACATCGCCGGACGGCTGCTCCTGCTGCACGGCCCGCCGGGCACCGGCAAGACCTCGGCGCTGCGCACCCTGGCCCGCTCCTGGCGCGACTGGTGCCAGGTGGACTGCGTGCTGGACCCCGAGCGGCTGTTCAACGACGTCGGCTATCTGATGGACATCGCGATCGGCGAGGACGACGGCTCGGCGAAGGGCCGCTGGCGGCTGCTGCTCCTGGAGGACTGCGACGAACTGATCCGCGGCGAGGCCAAGCACACGGCCGGCCAGGCGCTGTCGCGGCTGCTGAACCTGACCGACGGGCTGCTCGGCCAGGGCCGGAACGTGCTGGTGGGGGTGACGACCAACGAGGACCTGGAGCGGCTGCACCCGGCGGTGGTCAGGCCGGGGCGCTGTCTGGCCAGGATCGAGGTGGGGTCGCTGACCCGCGCGGAGTCGATGGCGTGGCTGGGCCGCGACGAGGGCGACTGGGACGGCACGGTGGGCCGCGAGGGCGCGACGCTTGCCGAGCTGTACGCGCTGCGGCGCGGCCACGGCCCGGCGTCGGTCCCGGCGCGGCAGCCGGGCGAGGCGGGCCTGTACCTCTGA
- a CDS encoding GntR family transcriptional regulator, with amino-acid sequence MTLKIVIDPAATPAPYEQLRTQISAQARKGTLPVGYKLPTVRGLAEELGLAANTVAKAYRALESDGVIETRGRNGTFVAAAGDAAERGTAAAAQAYADRALRLGLSKAAALAAVEDALRAAYANKP; translated from the coding sequence GTGACCCTGAAGATCGTGATCGACCCGGCAGCCACCCCCGCGCCGTACGAGCAGCTGCGTACGCAGATCTCGGCGCAGGCCCGCAAAGGCACCCTGCCGGTCGGCTACAAGCTGCCGACCGTGCGGGGACTCGCCGAGGAGCTGGGCCTCGCCGCCAACACCGTCGCCAAGGCGTACCGGGCCCTGGAGAGCGACGGGGTGATCGAGACCCGTGGCCGCAACGGCACCTTCGTCGCCGCGGCGGGCGACGCCGCCGAGCGTGGGACGGCCGCCGCCGCGCAGGCGTACGCGGACCGGGCCCTGCGCCTCGGGCTCAGCAAGGCGGCGGCGCTGGCGGCCGTCGAGGACGCCCTGCGGGCCGCCTACGCCAACAAGCCGTAG
- a CDS encoding methyltransferase domain-containing protein translates to MTSIDWNAEAGTFDQEPDHGLLDPAVRAAWDGRLGGWLPREPADVLDLGCGTGSLALLAAERGHRITGVDLSPRMVELARRKLAGTGADVLVGDVQAPPVAGRTFDVVLARHVLWVVDDPEAVLRQWVSLLRPGGRLVLVEGVWAGTGLPATRVVRALGPLAERVHHEPLSDDPALWGRAVDDERYAVVARTAATPRHREVVDVHLILRRGDEVLLARRAGTGYADGLLNGPSGHVEDGEDVRTAMIREAAEEIGVEPDPEDVRVALVMQHRGPGGNPRIGWFFEVAYGKGGEPYNREPDKCSGLSWHPLDDLPDDMVAYCRAALDAYRAGERFLVHWHEDDDPVAYRPEGARRAVHLPPSGPWGTIAG, encoded by the coding sequence ATGACCTCGATCGACTGGAACGCCGAAGCCGGCACCTTCGACCAGGAGCCCGACCACGGGCTGCTGGACCCCGCCGTGCGGGCCGCCTGGGACGGGCGGCTCGGGGGGTGGCTGCCCCGGGAGCCGGCCGATGTGCTCGATCTCGGGTGCGGCACGGGCAGCCTGGCGCTGCTCGCCGCCGAGCGGGGGCATCGGATCACCGGGGTCGATCTCTCGCCCCGGATGGTGGAGCTGGCGCGCCGCAAGCTGGCGGGGACGGGCGCCGATGTGCTGGTCGGCGATGTCCAGGCGCCGCCGGTGGCGGGGCGCACCTTCGACGTGGTGCTGGCCCGGCACGTGCTGTGGGTGGTGGACGACCCCGAGGCGGTCCTGCGGCAGTGGGTCTCGCTGCTGCGGCCCGGTGGCAGGCTGGTGCTGGTCGAGGGGGTCTGGGCGGGGACGGGGCTGCCCGCGACCCGGGTCGTCCGCGCGCTCGGTCCGCTCGCCGAGCGCGTCCATCACGAGCCGCTGTCGGACGACCCGGCGCTCTGGGGCCGGGCCGTGGACGACGAGCGGTACGCGGTGGTCGCGCGCACCGCCGCCACGCCGCGCCACCGCGAAGTGGTCGACGTCCATCTGATCCTGCGCCGGGGCGACGAGGTGCTGCTCGCCCGCCGCGCCGGCACCGGTTACGCCGACGGGCTGCTCAACGGGCCTTCGGGGCATGTGGAGGACGGTGAGGACGTCCGTACGGCCATGATCCGCGAGGCGGCCGAGGAGATCGGCGTCGAACCGGACCCGGAGGATGTGCGGGTCGCCCTGGTCATGCAGCATCGCGGCCCCGGCGGCAATCCCCGGATCGGCTGGTTCTTCGAGGTCGCCTACGGCAAGGGCGGCGAGCCGTACAACCGCGAGCCGGACAAGTGCTCGGGGCTCTCCTGGCACCCGCTGGACGACCTGCCGGACGACATGGTTGCCTACTGCCGGGCCGCCCTCGACGCCTACCGCGCGGGCGAGCGGTTCCTCGTCCACTGGCACGAGGACGACGACCCCGTCGCGTACCGGCCCGAGGGAGCGCGCCGGGCGGTGCACCTTCCGCCCAGCGGGCCGTGGGGGACAATCGCCGGGTGA
- a CDS encoding lytic polysaccharide monooxygenase auxiliary activity family 9 protein, producing MTARRKAAGVVVLGFVPLAVVGLTSVPAVAHGSMTDPVSRVAACYAEGPEQPQSAACKAAVAAGGTQPFYDWNEVNLPDAAGNSRQVIPDGKLCSAGRDKYKGLDLARADWPSTKLNAGNRTFRYKATAPHRGSFELYITKDGYDPAEPLKWSDLEDTPFLKVTDPKLVNGDYVFDGIVPNKSGRHLIYSIWQRSDSPEAFYTCSDVVFGQDNGAPAGAAPTASAPTNEQVADGADKSSVDHTGHEGGATHPAAPAAAEPADEGDEYAGEEGNDPVVTNADAVVAQPTASQDNLAETGSDSNTPIYTIGGAAALALGAAIMFGTTRRKAVSTGGRHSR from the coding sequence ATGACCGCTCGTCGCAAGGCTGCCGGGGTAGTCGTCCTGGGCTTCGTCCCGCTCGCCGTGGTCGGTCTGACCTCGGTACCCGCCGTCGCCCACGGGTCGATGACGGACCCGGTCAGCCGCGTCGCCGCCTGCTACGCCGAGGGGCCCGAGCAGCCGCAGTCCGCCGCCTGCAAGGCCGCTGTCGCGGCCGGCGGCACCCAGCCGTTCTACGACTGGAACGAGGTCAACCTCCCCGACGCCGCGGGGAACAGCCGTCAGGTGATACCCGACGGCAAGCTGTGCAGCGCGGGCAGGGACAAGTACAAGGGGCTCGACCTGGCCCGCGCCGACTGGCCGTCCACGAAGCTCAACGCGGGTAACCGGACGTTCCGTTACAAGGCGACCGCCCCGCACAGGGGTTCCTTCGAGCTGTACATCACCAAGGACGGCTACGACCCCGCCGAGCCGCTGAAGTGGTCGGACCTGGAGGACACGCCCTTCCTGAAGGTCACCGACCCGAAGCTGGTCAACGGTGACTACGTCTTCGACGGCATCGTCCCCAACAAGTCGGGCCGCCACCTGATCTATTCGATCTGGCAGCGCTCCGACAGCCCCGAGGCGTTCTACACCTGCTCGGACGTGGTCTTCGGCCAGGACAACGGCGCCCCGGCCGGTGCGGCGCCGACCGCCTCGGCCCCCACGAACGAGCAGGTCGCCGACGGCGCCGACAAGTCGTCCGTCGACCACACCGGCCACGAGGGCGGCGCGACCCATCCCGCCGCTCCGGCGGCGGCCGAGCCGGCGGACGAGGGCGACGAGTACGCGGGCGAAGAGGGCAACGACCCCGTCGTCACCAACGCCGACGCGGTGGTCGCACAGCCGACCGCCTCGCAGGACAATCTGGCGGAGACGGGAAGCGACAGCAACACCCCGATCTACACGATCGGCGGGGCGGCGGCGCTCGCGCTCGGCGCGGCCATCATGTTCGGTACGACCCGGCGCAAGGCGGTCTCCACCGGCGGCCGGCACAGCCGCTGA
- a CDS encoding protein-tyrosine phosphatase family protein → MAELWDPAAAGVLRLPSGRLVRGRGLRRAMPAGAVPAFGVYLLGKPPPEVPWESRWLRWPDFRLPADRERAAALFADVWERAGSERVEVACGGGRGRTGTALACLAVIDGVPADRAVAYVRRHYEARAVETPWQRRYVARFGQPSWPS, encoded by the coding sequence ATGGCGGAGCTCTGGGACCCCGCGGCGGCCGGAGTTCTCCGGCTGCCGTCCGGGCGGCTGGTACGGGGACGGGGGTTGCGGCGGGCGATGCCCGCCGGGGCCGTCCCGGCGTTCGGCGTCTATCTGTTGGGCAAGCCGCCGCCCGAAGTCCCCTGGGAGAGCCGGTGGTTGCGCTGGCCCGACTTCCGGTTGCCCGCCGACCGGGAGCGGGCCGCCGCGCTGTTCGCCGACGTGTGGGAGCGCGCGGGGAGTGAGCGCGTCGAGGTCGCCTGCGGCGGCGGACGGGGCAGGACCGGCACGGCGCTGGCCTGCCTCGCCGTCATCGACGGCGTCCCCGCGGACCGGGCCGTGGCGTACGTGCGGCGGCATTACGAAGCGCGCGCCGTGGAGACGCCGTGGCAACGGCGTTACGTCGCGCGCTTCGGTCAGCCGTCCTGGCCGTCCTAG
- a CDS encoding esterase/lipase family protein: MLPWKRALGPLAALLLAATATLTAAPAASAAPLAASAPSSGWNNYSCKPSAAHPRPVVLVHGTFGNGVDNWLALAPYLVNRGYCVFSLDYGQLPGVPLIYGIGPIDASAGQLATFVDKVLAATGAPKADLVGHSQGGMMPRYYLKFLGGAAKTNAMIGIAPDNHGTTLNGLTALLPYFPGAKDLLTMATPGLADQVAGSPFLTKLNAGGDTQPGVHYTVIATRYDEVVTPYRSQFLTGPDVRNVLLQDLCPVDLSEHVAIGTVDRIAYHEVANALDPAHATPTTCASVVG; this comes from the coding sequence ATGCTGCCCTGGAAACGCGCACTCGGACCACTGGCCGCGCTGCTGCTCGCAGCCACCGCCACCCTGACCGCCGCCCCGGCCGCTTCCGCCGCCCCGCTCGCCGCCTCGGCGCCGAGCAGCGGCTGGAACAACTACTCCTGCAAACCGTCCGCGGCCCACCCGCGTCCGGTCGTCCTCGTCCACGGCACCTTCGGCAACGGCGTCGACAACTGGCTCGCCCTCGCCCCGTACCTGGTGAACCGCGGCTACTGCGTCTTCTCCCTCGACTACGGCCAACTCCCGGGCGTGCCGCTCATCTACGGCATCGGCCCCATCGACGCGTCGGCGGGTCAGCTCGCCACCTTCGTCGACAAGGTGCTCGCCGCCACCGGGGCGCCCAAGGCCGATCTGGTCGGCCACTCGCAGGGCGGCATGATGCCGCGCTACTACCTCAAGTTCCTCGGCGGCGCCGCGAAGACGAACGCCATGATCGGCATCGCCCCCGACAACCACGGCACCACGCTGAACGGCCTCACCGCGCTGCTGCCGTACTTCCCCGGCGCCAAGGACCTGCTGACCATGGCGACCCCGGGCCTCGCCGACCAGGTGGCGGGCTCACCCTTCCTCACCAAGCTCAACGCGGGCGGTGACACCCAGCCGGGTGTGCACTACACGGTGATCGCCACCCGCTACGACGAGGTCGTCACGCCGTACCGCAGCCAGTTCCTGACCGGACCCGACGTGCGCAACGTGCTGCTCCAGGACCTGTGCCCGGTCGACCTCTCGGAGCATGTGGCGATCGGTACGGTCGACCGGATCGCGTACCACGAGGTGGCCAACGCCCTGGATCCCGCCCACGCCACCCCGACCACCTGCGCCTCGGTCGTCGGCTGA
- a CDS encoding YybH family protein, whose translation MTEYEKAMRPEDITRLFVERSNAGDAAGVAELYEPDAVLAYPPGGRTVGREAIRALWEKVLAGRPHFEQEEPLPTLLSGDIALTSTPPKDGSGARAQVVRRQPDGSWLRLLDQPEFTPPAG comes from the coding sequence ATGACGGAGTACGAGAAGGCCATGCGCCCCGAGGACATCACCCGGCTGTTCGTCGAACGGTCCAACGCGGGCGACGCCGCCGGGGTCGCCGAACTCTACGAACCGGATGCGGTGCTGGCGTACCCGCCCGGCGGGCGGACGGTCGGCCGGGAGGCGATCCGCGCGCTGTGGGAGAAGGTGCTGGCGGGCCGGCCGCACTTCGAGCAGGAGGAACCGCTGCCGACCCTGCTGAGCGGTGACATCGCGCTCACCTCGACACCGCCCAAGGACGGGTCGGGAGCCCGTGCGCAGGTCGTCAGGCGCCAGCCGGACGGAAGCTGGCTGCGGCTGCTGGACCAGCCCGAGTTCACCCCTCCCGCCGGCTGA
- a CDS encoding LysR family transcriptional regulator produces the protein MDLRQLEYFVAVAEERNFTRAAERVHISQSGVSAQIRQLERELGAELFDRSARTTVLTVAGKAALGPARAALAAAGAVGQAVGEVTDLIRGRLTVGMVIGCTLTPLFEALAAFHRTHPGVEISLLEDNSERLAEEVRAGSIELALVGTAAPAPEGLESLTIVSERLVVAVPAGHPLTEPKRITLRDVCAHPIVCMPPGTGLRTVFDRACAAQDLHPVITLQASASDAIAELAARGLGVAVLSESMAARYGDRLGGHIIEDAQAPALLSLVWRDTQTPAVREFVAYARRAFTAPR, from the coding sequence ATGGACTTGAGGCAGCTCGAATACTTCGTCGCGGTCGCCGAGGAGCGGAACTTCACCCGGGCCGCCGAGCGGGTGCACATCAGCCAGTCCGGTGTCAGCGCCCAGATCCGCCAGCTGGAACGGGAGCTGGGCGCCGAGCTGTTCGACCGGTCGGCGCGCACGACGGTCCTCACCGTCGCGGGGAAGGCCGCGCTCGGACCGGCGCGGGCCGCGCTCGCCGCCGCGGGCGCTGTCGGTCAGGCGGTGGGCGAGGTGACCGATCTGATCCGGGGCAGGCTCACCGTCGGAATGGTCATCGGCTGCACGCTCACCCCGCTGTTCGAAGCCCTCGCCGCCTTCCACCGGACGCATCCCGGGGTGGAGATCTCCCTCCTGGAGGACAACTCCGAGCGGCTGGCCGAGGAAGTGCGCGCCGGCAGCATCGAATTGGCTCTCGTCGGCACCGCGGCCCCCGCCCCCGAGGGGCTTGAGTCACTGACGATCGTCAGCGAACGGCTCGTCGTCGCGGTTCCGGCCGGACATCCGCTGACGGAACCGAAGCGGATCACCCTGCGTGACGTGTGCGCCCACCCGATCGTGTGCATGCCGCCGGGTACCGGACTGCGCACGGTCTTCGACCGGGCCTGCGCCGCCCAGGACCTCCACCCGGTGATCACGCTCCAGGCCAGCGCCTCCGACGCCATCGCCGAGCTGGCCGCCCGCGGGCTCGGCGTCGCCGTCCTCAGCGAGTCGATGGCCGCGCGCTACGGCGACCGGCTCGGCGGCCACATCATCGAGGATGCCCAGGCCCCGGCTCTGCTCTCGCTGGTCTGGCGGGACACCCAGACCCCCGCCGTACGGGAGTTCGTCGCGTACGCCCGCCGCGCGTTCACCGCCCCCCGCTGA
- a CDS encoding DNA polymerase Y family protein has product MILCVRFHHSHAQSHDDDGDAVDAVDVTPLLGLIEDISPVVQALPPDSALVDVRGAQRYFGQDAAGIAAVLRVRALAHAGAGCTIGVAGTPMLARMAAREAGRGTTLVVPDDERAVQRFLAPRPVAALPGIGTATARALGSYGIDTVGKAAAVPLSTLQRVIGTRRGREVYEKAHGVDGAPVVPNAASRSLAAERSFPRDELDQERHRRALLSITEELGVRMRGSGQVCRSLTLTVRYADRSTTVRTRALREPTAHSGALTAAAYRIHESLGLQRARVRALSVRAEDLLPAERATRQLTFDPVDDRARRIEEVADLVRAKFGPQTLFPGSLAA; this is encoded by the coding sequence ATGATCCTCTGTGTACGGTTCCACCACTCGCACGCGCAGTCCCACGATGACGACGGCGACGCCGTTGACGCCGTCGACGTGACCCCGCTGCTCGGGCTGATCGAGGACATCAGCCCGGTCGTCCAGGCGCTGCCGCCGGACTCCGCGCTCGTCGATGTGCGCGGCGCCCAGCGGTACTTCGGGCAGGACGCGGCCGGGATCGCCGCCGTGCTGCGGGTACGGGCACTCGCGCACGCCGGGGCGGGCTGCACGATCGGGGTGGCCGGCACCCCGATGCTGGCCAGGATGGCCGCGCGGGAAGCCGGGCGGGGAACGACGCTCGTGGTGCCGGACGACGAGCGCGCCGTCCAGCGGTTCCTGGCGCCCCGGCCGGTCGCCGCGCTGCCCGGGATCGGTACGGCGACGGCGCGGGCGCTGGGCTCGTACGGCATCGACACCGTGGGGAAGGCGGCGGCCGTACCGCTGTCGACCCTGCAACGGGTCATCGGGACGCGGCGGGGCCGCGAGGTGTACGAGAAGGCGCACGGCGTGGACGGCGCGCCGGTCGTGCCGAACGCGGCCTCCCGCTCGCTCGCCGCCGAACGGTCCTTCCCCCGCGACGAGTTGGACCAGGAGCGGCACCGGCGCGCGCTGCTCTCGATCACCGAGGAGCTGGGCGTGCGGATGCGCGGTTCCGGTCAGGTGTGCCGGTCGCTCACACTCACCGTGCGCTACGCCGACCGCTCCACCACCGTCCGCACCCGCGCGCTGCGCGAACCGACCGCCCACTCGGGGGCGCTCACCGCCGCCGCGTACCGGATCCATGAGTCGCTCGGGCTGCAACGGGCCCGGGTGCGGGCGCTCTCGGTGCGGGCCGAGGACCTGCTCCCCGCCGAACGGGCCACCCGGCAGCTGACGTTCGACCCGGTGGACGACCGGGCGCGCCGGATCGAGGAGGTCGCCGACCTCGTACGCGCCAAGTTCGGCCCGCAGACGCTGTTCCCGGGCTCGCTGGCCGCGTGA